A stretch of DNA from Vulpes lagopus strain Blue_001 chromosome 12, ASM1834538v1, whole genome shotgun sequence:
ctttttaaaaaaataaaggggcagGCAGTAGTTTCAGTTCTGCAGCCACCTGGTCTCTGTTACTGAAATCTGTGGGGCATGAGCTGCCAGCCATGAATGGAAATGTCAGTGAGTGGCCACAGCTGAGTGCCAATGAAACTCTACTTGTGGGCATGGAAAtatgaatttcatgtaattttcacgtcatgaagtatttttctttttatttttctcaaccatattaaatttgaaaatcaattctTGGGTCATGGGCTGTATGCAAACAAGCAGATGAATTTGTCCTTGAGCCATCTGCCAACCCCCTTTGTACAATATGATTCCTTGTATGGCCCAGTTTCTTGTAAAATGGCTTCAGCTTTTTACAGAGTTTGGTAAGAATAGCTGCTAAAAAGCAAACCATTATTTGAGGACATAACAGAGCATCATTTCCCCAAATTCTAGGGTGGGAGCCCTCTCTGAAACCTTGAGTATCTTTCGAGCTTTAGGAAATACCGACCATACTAGTTTCCCCAGGAGAGCCCACCTGGAACCTGACAAGGGAGGGGGAACATGAACAGAAGTGCGAGTATGAACAGGGTCTGGGATATGAACAGGAGCTGGAGTATGAATAGGAGCTGCTGTGAACCAGAGCTGGAGGGTGAACAGGAGGTGGTGTGAACAAGAACTGGAGGGTCAAGAGGTGCTGGTGTGAATAAGAGCTGAGAGTCAAGAGGAGCTGGTGTGAAGAAGAGCTGGAGTGTCAACAGGTGCTGGTGTGAATAAGAGCAGGAGGGTCAGGAGGAGCTGGTGTGAACAAGAACTGGAGGGTCAAGAGGAACTGGTGTGAACAAGAGGTAGAGGGTCAAGAGGAGCTGGTATGAATGAGCTGGAGGGTCAAGAGGAATTGGTGTGAACAAAAGCTAGAGGGTCAAGAGGAGCTGGTATGAATGAGTTGGTGTGAACAAAAGCTAGAGGGTCAAGAGGAGCTAGTGTGAACGAGCTGGAGGGTCAAGAGGAGCTGGTGTGAACAAGAGCTGGAGGGTCAAGAGGAGCTGGTGTGAACAAGAGGTAGAGGGTCAAGAGGAGCTGGTGTGAACAAGTTCTGGAGAGTCAAGAGGAGATGGTGTGAATAAGGACTGGAAGGTGAACAGGTGCTAGTGTGAACAAGAGCTGGAGTGGGAACAGAAGCTGGTGTGAATGGGCTGGTGTGAACAGGGGCTGGAGTGTCGATAGCTAGTGTGAATAAGAGCTGGAGTTTCTACAGGGGCTGGCGTGCCAACAGGAGCTGGTGTGAACCTCTGGGTGGTCTTTGTCTCCTAGCCCCCCTGAAATTAAAGAGATCCTACATCTGGCTACACTGAATGAGCTAGAGGTCATTCCGTTGGTGCAGACGTTTGGACACATGGAGGTAAGTGGGAGGAACCCCAGTTCTGTGGTGCCCAGGTGTGGGCTCGGGGGCACACAGGCAGTGGCCGGTCACCCATCACATTTCCAAAGGATGACAGACAAGGAGCAGTTCTTTCCTAGAAGCCCCTGCCCTGCAAACTTTAGGGCCGAGCAACCTCTGTCCACAGAATGCAGGAGACGGGCCAGTGGGGATGCACGATTCCCATGGAGCCCCGAGAGTCcatttgttctcctttttaaCTTGTATTCATCGCTTAATACTGAAAATATCTCCCCAAGTTCCTGTGTGATCTTCAGAAATATGTTCACATCTGCATCAAAAGATGGGAAACAGATTTGACACAACATTGATTTAATGGCTATAGGTTCCGTGTTTTTCTGTAGTGGGGACGCCTGCTGGGCCtgtgggcgccccccccccccgaccccggcCAGCATCAGAGGGGCTGCGTTCTCCTCCAGTCACACGCAAGTCCCCCCTGCTACGCGCCCATGTCTCCCACGCTCAGGCCTCGGCCTTTCCTGGCCCACGTTGCGTGCTGTGCTCTCTGGGCTCCTCACTTCCACTCCCACGGCCCACAGTCCACAGAGCATCCCCCAGGGCCCCTCTGTCCCCCGAGTCACTAAACATAGCGACAGGTTCTGGTCGGGCGTCCTTGACCACAGGCTGTTCGCAGCCGCAGCCGCATCCGCTCCCTCCCGAAGCCGCCCCTGCAGGCCCAGGTCTGGCTGTGCTGCTCCGCTAGCAGGTGCATCCCGCTACACGAGGCGGCGTCCCCGTGGCTCCTCCCCGGGGCCCCTCGCCTCACGCTCCCTCTCCACACCACACACGTCCgctcctgcttccctccccgTCCTCATGACCCCCAACCCTGGCCCCGCTGCCGCGCTCTGgcaccccccgcacccctgcactTGGGCCATCGTGAGGTCCTGCCACTTCTGCTGCTGTGTCTCTCGAGTTGGCGCCTGCCATCCCTCTGGCTCCAGCCTCGTGTGAACCACCGCCTGACCTGGGGGAGGTCCCCCAAGGGTGCcgctctgccccttgccccactGTCCTGCAGCGCtccccccccactcctgctccttGAGGGGCCTGACTGCTCTCCTGGTGTGTTTCCTGGGGCCGCAGCAGCAAAGGATGTCAGCCAGTGACTTGGAACTACAGACACGTGCTCTCGTGGTTCTGGGGGCTCAGTCCGCGTCCCCGGCCCTGTGTAGCTGTGATGGCCTGTGTTGGCCTGGGTTCCTCAGGCCACCCCTCTGTCTTCGCAGCTGGTGGTCAGCCAGGGTCTGGGCCACAGGCTGGGGGCACTGGGAGGTCAGCCGTGCCCCGTCCGCCCCAGCTGGGCGTGTGTGGCCCCCAGTCAGCTGGGCTGTGAGGAGAGTGTGTGTCACCTCTGGGGCTCTCGTTTTTACGGTCACCCATCACATTTCCAGCTGGTGGCAGCTCCATCCGAATGTGAGTGAGCCTGGCTTTTCCTTTTTCACCCAGCCCGGGTAGACCTGACGGGAAGGAAAGGGCCGAGAGCCAGCAACAGGCTCAGCCCGGCCAGCAGCCCTCTGGGTGACCTGGAGCAGCACCCTCTGGGGTGACCCCGTGGGAGCCAGAACCAGCCCCTGCGGCGGACGTGTCTCCCGGCGCCCCTCATGTCCCCTTCTGTCTCTGCAGTTTGTGCTGAAGCACGAGGCTCTCGCTCACCTCCGAGAAGTGGCACTTTTCCCTAACACCCTGAACCCGCATGAGGCCGAGTCCCTGGCGCTGGTGGGAGCCATGATCAGCCAGGTCATGGAGCTGCACCCGGGCGCCCGGTGGCTCCATGTCGGCTGCGACGAGGTGGGTCCTGCGATGCTTTTTCACCCCTGAGCCTGGCCTGCCGGGTGTTGCTCCCCTGCTGCAGCGGCCCCTCCCTCACTCGGGCCCTCGCCCCACCGAGGAGCTGCCCCCAGTGTGGGCGCCCACGCTGGCTGCCCTGTGACCTGGTGCGGGTGCAGCCTGCAGCATAGGGGTGGAGGGCTGGCGCCCCAAGGGCCGTCCGCACCCCAGCAGTGCAGGCCGGGCCGTGCGTGTACCTGCTTGCTGGCTGGGGCACTTCAGCCTTCTGCCCTTGGGCTGCTGCGAACCTCCGGAGGACCCCAGGAGTAGAGTCGGGACTCGGTGCAGAAGGAGGGCCCCTTCAGCGGCCCCTCCCCATGGGCAGCTGGCACCGGTGTCCCTGCGCAGGGTCAAACCCgccctgggctcccctcaggTCTACTACCTCGGGGAGGGCGAGGCCTCGAGACGGTGGCTGCAGCAGGAGCACAACACCAAAGCCAGACTGTGCCTGTCCCACATGAAGGCAGTGGCCTGCCACGTGCTGGCCCGGCACCCGGCCACCAGGCCCCTGGTGTGGGACGACATGCTGCGGGCCATTCCCGAGGACCAGCTCGCAGGTGGGCAGGCGCGTCCCCGCCTCTGGTGGCAGGAGTGAGGAGCCAACAGGCCCCCTCCCCGAAGCTCACTCCGGGCAGCCTCCTTAGAGCCCCTTTAAACATTCTTCTACAAAATGCCGCTCCCCCAGAAGCCCTGCCGGGGTCTCACCGGAGTGCAGGGTGGTAGGTCTGACCGGACAGTAGCCATGGGGCCCTCATGGGCCCCGCAGGAGGGGACGGGGGCAGTGTCCGGTGCTGTTGCCGCCTCAGCCCCACAGGACCCTGAGGCAGCCCTGCTGGGCCGTGGCGAAAGCTCACGCTGGCTACCGGGCCAGGAATGCAGCAGCCCCTTGGGGCCTCCCCCGGGCCACCCCctgcccggggccctggggtgggacaGAGACACACCCGTGGTCCACGCTCCGCCCCGGCCCAGGGTCTGCAAGGCCGGGTGTCCTCGAGGCAGCCCCGGCCCACGTGTGGCCCGTTGGGTTCTCACAAGGTTGGTTAGACTTAAACCCAGGCCGTGGTGTGTTCCCGCTGTACCTGTCCCGGCGCCCCCGCCGCGGCACGCAGACCAGCGTGTCCCCCTTGCAggaagctctgggaccctggCCCGGGGGCTCACCTGTCACAGAACCCAGTCTGGTCATTTCCGGAGCTGGCCGATTGCAGGGCCGCAGCATTTACCAGCCTGTGCCTAGGGCCAGCCGCCCCGGACAAGGCCGCAGGACAGGGCGCAGGGGTGTGTCCGGCGGCCTCGCTCACAGCGCTCTCCGCCCCCAGCATCGGGGGTCCCACAGCTGGTGGAGCCCGTGCTCTGGGACTACGGGGCCGACCTGGACGTCCACGGCAAAGGTCAGTACCCTGGCCACGGCCCCCAACACCCTGCAGCCCTGACTGACCCTTGGTGCATCGGGATCCTGCCACCTGCCTTGCTTCCCCGCAGGCCCCTCCCCGGGCTCGCCCGGGCAGCCCAGGAGCACCCCAGGCACGTGTCCTATCCCGGGTCACTCACCAGATGGCCTGTTCTGTCCAGATTTCCTAACAAGCAGCTGGACTAGGGGCCACCTGCACACAGCAGGGGTCCCTTCTCTCACTGAGATTTAGTCTGTCGGGGACTACACCTGACGGCTGGGGGTCTCCCGGGTTCTGGGCAAGCGCAGCGTCCACACTTGACGGCCGCagctcctggggccccaggcgGTCACACCACGCACGTTCTCGCCTAGCTCTTCTCATGGAAAAGTACCGGAAGTGTGGTTTTCTCCGGCTGTGGGCTGCCAGCGCCTTCAAGGGGGCCACGGGGGCGAGCCAGGCCCTGACCCCCATCGAGCACCACCTCAGGAACAACGTGCAGTGGCTGCGGGTGGCGGCCAGGGGGCCAGCGGACATGCTGCAGGGCATCGTCCTGACCGGCTGGCAGAGGTGAGGCCACACGGGCCCCAGGGAGGCACTCGGGCCGACCGCCCAGATCGCAGCCGCTCTGCTTGTCCCGTCCGGTCTGGGCCTCACGCTTCTTGGGAGGGGACTGGTGCTCCTAGGAGGGAGGGGCCTGGGTACCCCCAGACTCTGCAGAGGGGGCGTGCACAGCCACAAGCACACTGGCCCTCCCGGCCCCAGGCGCCTCTGCACGCCGGCGGCCCGGCCTCCAGAGCCATGCGTAGGGCGGCCTTGAGGACGGAGTTTAGCTCTTCAGGGATTTCACACCGTTTGAAAAGCGAAGCTGCCAGTGAAGCTGCGCTCCCGGCCGGGTCAGGGCAGAGGCGGGCAGCCGGAGGCCCCGGGCCCTGCCCGTCCTCGGGTCCCCCGAGGCGAGATCCAGGAGGAACGGGGGAGGGTTTCAGGGGGTCGAGTGCACAGACTGAGCCCCGGCACGGCCTCTGGCTGGGGGACATTTCCGGAGGCAGCGGCCAGCCGTGCAGGGGCCCCTAGAGGCCGCGGGCAGCGGAGGCCGTGGAGCACCCGCCGGGCGGGCGTGGGCACCGGGCTGAGCCGCCTCTCCGTGGCCTCAGGTACGACCACTTCTCGGTGCTGTGCGAGCTGCTGCCCGTGGGGATCCCGTCCCTGGCCGTCTGCCTGCAGTCGCTCCTACACGGTAAGGTCCCCACTTCGCGGCCGCAGGAGCGTGGGACGCGCAGAGCCGAGCCCCGACGGCCGGCTGTGTCTTCCTCACTCAGCCACCCGCCTGCCCGGTGCCCCCAGGCCGTGAGCCCCCAAGGTGGCCGTGCCTGTGCCGTGTAACTGCTGGGTGCCCAGTGCCACCAAGCCCCCCACGTGCACGTGAACCGAGGGCACCCACAGCAGGACTGCCTGCTGCGTGTGGGGTGAGAGGCACCGAGGGAAGCGGGGCATGGGCTCCATAGCACGTTGAGGCCCTACGTGGAGGGTGGGCCTGAGCCTCCCCTCTGGTGCTTCTGAAGTGTCAGCTGTGACGCGTTTAGAAGAGGGTGCGGGGACACGCTAGGGGCTGGCCTCCACTGCCCGTCCCCTGTGGTGGGCACCGCCACCACGAAGCCCTCCTCCTGCTGTGGAGATGGGCTGGTAGGGCCTCCTGACCTCCGTCCACACTGGTACCTGCAGGCCTCGCTGGTTCATTTCAGTTGTTCTGGAACATTCCACCAGTGAGGAACCACATGTGCCAGGTGGTGCATATGGGCTGGTGGTCTCCCTGGTGGTGGTTCTGCTCTATCTTCCCATGTCTCACATGGTGAGCCGCTTCCTGTGTTCAGTGAGGAGCCCCGCACCCAGCTGTCCCCGAGGTCTCCTTGGGGCTGGCCCGTGCACGCTGGCCTCCTTGGTCACCTTGCCGGCCACCCAGGCCCACGCGTGGcgcaggctccctgcctctctcctccaggGGCCCCTCTGACCACCTCCGTCTGTGCTCGTTGCAGGAGGTTTTGCCGAAGATGTTAAAGCAAGAGTGGAGAACTTCCTCGGGATTTCAAACCTAGAAACGACTGACTTTACAGGGTAAGCGCCCGCCCCccggccctgcctctccccccacgcTCGGACCCCCACCTCAGCACGGCGGCTCTCCATGCAGCGAGGGCGCCGGCTCCTTCCCCGGCAGCGACATCCTGGCCCTCGTCACGCACGTCAGCCTCCACCTGCGCAGCTCCGTGGACGCGCTGCTGGAGAGGgacaggtgaggggcaggggtgcagggcaggggtgcagggccggggtgggggtggcccgCCCTACACAAACACTCACtgggttttaaaatttctatcagattttttagtcttttcaaaGGTATTACTTTAAcgacccctccccgccccaggcgGGCTGGGCTGCTGGCTGCAGTGCGCCCACCTGTGTGGCTCTGCCCCCAGGTACGTGACCGGCTGGTTTGGCCCCTACCACCGCCAGCGGAAGCTCATCCACCCCGTCATGGTCCAGCACATCCAGCCCCCGGCGCTCAGGTTAGCCGCCCCCCTGCCAGTAGCcacccccgggcccgggccccccCAGGGCTGCACGTCCTTTGGCTACTGCTTTAAACCAAGACAAGCTCTCTAGGATTGCAGCCATGAATGCTTAGGTGAGCCAACTTCCTGCCTCAGCTGTGCCGTGGGCGTCAGAGAAGCTAGGGCATCCCTAGCCCCAAAGGGTGAGGGTCAGTGAGTGCCTGGACGGGGTCCAGGGCTCATCGGGGCCAGCCGGCCCTGCCTCGTGCTGTCCCGGCCCACCGCGCTGAGCTGAGGCCAACATGGTGTCCCCTCGGGGCGGAGGACACTGTCAGACGTTGACAGGTTCACGCGGAAAGAAAAACCCTGCAGGTCAGCTGCGAAGAGCATTCGTTTCAGATGTTGAAACAGGACACTTGCTTGGACCCGCCCTGTGCGGTGGGCGCCAGTA
This window harbors:
- the HEXD gene encoding hexosaminidase D isoform X1 → MSGSSPFKMRLVHLDLKGAPPKVSYLSEVFPLFHALGANGLLLEYEDMFPYEGHLRLLRAKHAYSPPEIKEILHLATLNELEVIPLVQTFGHMEFVLKHEALAHLREVALFPNTLNPHEAESLALVGAMISQVMELHPGARWLHVGCDEVYYLGEGEASRRWLQQEHNTKARLCLSHMKAVACHVLARHPATRPLVWDDMLRAIPEDQLAASGVPQLVEPVLWDYGADLDVHGKALLMEKYRKCGFLRLWAASAFKGATGASQALTPIEHHLRNNVQWLRVAARGPADMLQGIVLTGWQRYDHFSVLCELLPVGIPSLAVCLQSLLHGGFAEDVKARVENFLGISNLETTDFTGEGAGSFPGSDILALVTHVSLHLRSSVDALLERDRYVTGWFGPYHRQRKLIHPVMVQHIQPPALSLLARWSTVVQELEAALRRVFYPDAVEEWLEENVRPSLQRLQALLQDLREAANASPSASPQAGQDP
- the HEXD gene encoding hexosaminidase D isoform X2, with translation MEFVLKHEALAHLREVALFPNTLNPHEAESLALVGAMISQVMELHPGARWLHVGCDEVYYLGEGEASRRWLQQEHNTKARLCLSHMKAVACHVLARHPATRPLVWDDMLRAIPEDQLAASGVPQLVEPVLWDYGADLDVHGKALLMEKYRKCGFLRLWAASAFKGATGASQALTPIEHHLRNNVQWLRVAARGPADMLQGIVLTGWQRYDHFSVLCELLPVGIPSLAVCLQSLLHGGFAEDVKARVENFLGISNLETTDFTGEGAGSFPGSDILALVTHVSLHLRSSVDALLERDRYVTGWFGPYHRQRKLIHPVMVQHIQPPALSLLARWSTVVQELEAALRRVFYPDAVEEWLEENVRPSLQRLQALLQDLREAANASPSASPQAGQDP